A genomic stretch from Leptospira johnsonii includes:
- the pgsW gene encoding poly-gamma-glutamate system protein, whose translation MYWKSSDKSVLYYLVLAVCSIFGMYLVEHFRSDKLQPNYSEKIEAVKLSVKAFEKIRSYKESKNKKIDPDSDPSLSGLIGEFFTPVTSNLGSLRAKQTSLNPNFAALVLEYLVQAGVQKGDIVAVSLSGSFPALNISVYSAAKVLEVKLVVISSLTSSQWGANDPDFLWPDMEKELYSHGIFPYKSLAYSWGGIEDQAFGIPKEGSKILQNSASKNALPMLHSKNYSESLEERMNLYSSVTPLLGYKAYINVGGGTVSIGTKKSAGEFSAGLNLKHPMIRDGRDSVMRRFANAGIPVIHLVRVDELATQNGFTIQPKKIPEAGEGKIFKRSEYDLRLAAAVLVGILVLLYLFFKRDTFIEEDRDDSL comes from the coding sequence ATGTATTGGAAATCTTCCGACAAGTCCGTTCTGTATTATTTGGTTTTAGCAGTATGTTCCATTTTTGGAATGTATTTAGTGGAACATTTTCGTTCCGATAAACTGCAACCGAATTATTCTGAAAAAATCGAGGCTGTAAAACTAAGCGTAAAAGCGTTCGAAAAGATCCGTTCTTATAAAGAATCCAAAAACAAAAAGATCGATCCAGATTCAGATCCTTCTTTGTCCGGACTAATCGGTGAATTTTTTACACCTGTTACAAGCAATTTAGGTTCTCTAAGAGCAAAACAAACTTCTCTTAATCCGAACTTTGCAGCCTTGGTCCTGGAGTATTTAGTCCAAGCCGGAGTGCAAAAAGGGGATATTGTAGCTGTTTCACTTTCCGGATCGTTTCCCGCTTTAAATATTTCAGTATATTCTGCAGCTAAAGTTCTGGAAGTGAAATTGGTCGTTATCTCCAGTTTGACTTCTTCCCAATGGGGAGCTAATGATCCCGATTTTTTATGGCCGGATATGGAGAAGGAACTATACTCTCACGGAATTTTTCCTTACAAATCCTTGGCCTATAGTTGGGGAGGGATCGAGGACCAGGCATTCGGAATTCCTAAAGAAGGGTCGAAGATACTACAAAATTCTGCCTCCAAAAATGCGCTTCCAATGCTCCATTCCAAGAATTACTCAGAGAGCCTGGAAGAAAGGATGAATCTATATTCTTCTGTGACCCCTCTTTTAGGATATAAGGCTTATATCAATGTGGGCGGGGGAACTGTTTCCATAGGAACTAAGAAGAGTGCAGGAGAATTTTCAGCCGGGCTGAATTTAAAACATCCGATGATTCGAGACGGAAGAGATTCAGTGATGAGGCGTTTTGCGAATGCAGGAATTCCAGTGATCCATTTGGTTCGAGTGGATGAACTTGCGACCCAAAACGGATTTACCATCCAGCCTAAAAAGATCCCAGAAGCGGGAGAAGGCAAAATATTCAAAAGATCCGAATATGATCTTAGGTTGGCAGCGGCAGTATTGGTTGGGATCTTAGTTTTACTTTATCTATTTTTTAAAAGAGATACTTTTATAGAAGAAGATAGGGACGATTCTCTTTAA
- the pgsC gene encoding poly-gamma-glutamate biosynthesis protein PgsC: MDLLSISIGLGLGVSLFFSEFFGIAGGLVVPGYFALQLQNPVNILLTLSVSLGVFGLGKLISKFVILYGKRRTAILLLLGFVLDAVGNEWIFPSIFTEMIHLETEVKAVGHIIPGLIAVWMDRQGWLETLASLLTASVIVRLILILFLGKELLP; the protein is encoded by the coding sequence ATGGACTTATTAAGTATTTCCATAGGACTCGGGCTTGGGGTCAGTTTATTCTTTTCCGAATTTTTCGGAATAGCGGGAGGACTCGTTGTCCCTGGCTACTTTGCGTTACAGCTCCAGAATCCTGTTAATATTCTTCTAACATTATCCGTTAGCCTAGGGGTTTTCGGTTTAGGAAAACTCATTTCAAAATTTGTAATATTATACGGAAAAAGAAGGACTGCAATTTTACTCTTACTTGGATTCGTATTGGATGCGGTCGGTAACGAATGGATATTTCCCAGCATCTTTACAGAAATGATCCACTTGGAGACGGAAGTAAAAGCGGTAGGTCATATCATTCCTGGCCTGATCGCAGTTTGGATGGATCGCCAAGGTTGGTTGGAAACTTTGGCTTCCTTACTTACAGCTTCTGTGATCGTTAGGTTGATATTGATCCTATTTCTTGGAAAGGAGTTATTACCTTGA
- the pgsB gene encoding poly-gamma-glutamate synthase PgsB, with product MSEFLILFPLLLVLLGFGFAEYILHISKINKIPVRIHVNGTRGKSSVTRLISSGLREGGFKVLAKTTGTVPRLILPDGSELNILRYGAPNILEQKFAIQEAVKQGADIIVLECMALVPFNQKVSEEKLIRATHSVITNVREDHLEIMGPEKKDVALALSGSIPKSKVLFTSEKDFFPLFQEVCISKNTEIVSARPEKYSYLNYMQGFVYYEHPENVVLALEVCESLGVKPEIAIQGMWSHRPDLGATFFAEYDLGEKKIAFANGFAANDPKSAASIWKNASLQFPKYPYKVALVNCRKDRPERSEQMAKEILSWKNNSPDLILIAGEETEVFKKTCLKLGLGISKIENLKYPDAKEILEFFKMSLPDKAMVVGLGNISGLGLELLELLKQKEILKG from the coding sequence GTGTCCGAATTTCTCATACTATTCCCATTACTTTTGGTTTTATTAGGATTCGGATTTGCAGAATATATTCTTCATATCTCCAAAATAAACAAGATCCCAGTTCGCATTCACGTAAATGGAACTCGTGGAAAAAGTTCTGTTACAAGACTGATCTCATCCGGTTTGAGAGAGGGTGGATTTAAGGTCCTTGCTAAAACCACGGGAACTGTTCCTAGACTCATTCTGCCAGACGGTTCCGAACTAAATATCCTCAGATATGGTGCTCCGAATATTTTAGAGCAGAAGTTTGCAATCCAAGAAGCAGTTAAACAAGGCGCGGATATCATCGTTTTGGAATGTATGGCACTTGTGCCCTTTAATCAAAAAGTTTCGGAAGAAAAATTGATCCGAGCCACTCATTCAGTCATTACAAATGTAAGGGAAGATCATTTGGAAATTATGGGACCGGAAAAGAAGGATGTGGCTTTGGCTTTAAGCGGTTCTATTCCAAAGTCCAAAGTATTGTTCACTTCCGAAAAAGATTTTTTTCCATTATTTCAAGAAGTATGTATAAGTAAGAATACTGAGATCGTTTCCGCTCGTCCTGAAAAATATTCTTACCTCAACTATATGCAAGGCTTTGTATATTATGAACATCCTGAAAATGTAGTATTAGCCTTAGAAGTATGCGAGTCTTTGGGAGTAAAACCTGAGATTGCAATACAAGGAATGTGGTCTCATCGTCCGGATTTGGGAGCTACATTCTTTGCTGAATACGACCTAGGAGAGAAGAAGATCGCGTTTGCAAACGGTTTTGCAGCTAATGATCCGAAGTCTGCAGCAAGTATTTGGAAAAATGCAAGTCTACAGTTCCCTAAGTATCCATATAAAGTCGCTCTTGTGAATTGCAGAAAAGACAGACCGGAAAGATCGGAACAGATGGCAAAAGAAATTCTTTCCTGGAAGAATAATTCTCCGGATCTAATTTTGATCGCGGGAGAAGAAACTGAAGTATTCAAAAAGACCTGTTTGAAACTTGGTTTAGGAATTTCTAAAATAGAAAATCTAAAATATCCGGATGCAAAAGAGATCTTGGAGTTTTTCAAAATGTCTTTACCTGATAAGGCAATGGTGGTCGGACTTGGAAATATAAGTGGATTAGGGTTGGAACTCTTGGAACTTCTAAAACAAAAGGAAATTCTGAAAGGTTGA
- a CDS encoding alpha/beta fold hydrolase: MLQFGSDSKIATLPSGIRIAYRIFPGKSKVPLFCVHGLTGNLKNFEPIAQGLSKKGITVIVYDLRGRGNSDKPKEEYSARIHAQDLKDLATILGYSKISILSHSLGAWITLRFAEKFSSFLEKAVLIDGGGELSIKRKISNLLMIQGSLARLGRRIPSKEIYLQEAKKSPLLSAWNTNIQNFLLYELEPVGTLSNSLMPGNNFYGPVICSIPPFVIDSELKNMGGAMKPTGILARLFKDPTEFFKTLKENKVMPYSALRCPVLVIRALKPNFKPGDELLPSSAIDKMKEKIQNLKVYELTDKNHYESVLLEDKKRDQEIFNFLRA, encoded by the coding sequence ATGTTACAATTCGGTTCGGATTCCAAAATAGCAACTCTACCTTCCGGAATCCGAATCGCCTATCGGATCTTTCCAGGCAAATCAAAAGTCCCGCTTTTTTGTGTTCACGGTCTGACTGGAAATCTAAAAAACTTCGAACCGATCGCACAAGGACTCTCTAAAAAAGGGATCACTGTAATCGTTTACGATCTACGCGGAAGAGGAAACTCGGACAAACCCAAAGAAGAATATTCCGCAAGAATACATGCCCAAGATCTAAAAGACCTCGCAACTATATTAGGATATTCTAAAATTTCTATACTTTCCCATTCCTTAGGTGCCTGGATCACTCTAAGATTTGCTGAGAAGTTTTCCAGTTTCCTAGAAAAAGCCGTATTAATAGACGGAGGCGGAGAACTTTCCATCAAACGTAAAATTTCCAATTTACTTATGATCCAAGGTTCCTTGGCACGTTTGGGAAGAAGGATCCCAAGCAAGGAAATATATCTGCAAGAAGCGAAAAAGTCTCCTTTACTTTCTGCCTGGAATACGAATATTCAAAATTTCTTATTATATGAACTGGAGCCCGTCGGCACACTTTCTAATTCTTTAATGCCGGGAAATAATTTTTACGGACCGGTGATTTGTTCCATTCCCCCATTCGTGATCGATTCCGAACTGAAAAACATGGGGGGAGCAATGAAGCCAACGGGTATCCTAGCAAGACTTTTTAAAGATCCTACAGAATTTTTCAAAACCCTAAAAGAAAACAAGGTAATGCCCTATTCTGCATTACGTTGCCCTGTGCTTGTGATCCGGGCTTTAAAACCGAATTTCAAACCTGGAGACGAACTTTTACCTTCTTCCGCGATTGATAAGATGAAAGAAAAGATCCAAAACCTGAAAGTTTACGAACTAACAGATAAAAACCATTACGAATCCGTGTTATTGGAAGACAAAAAAAGAGACCAGGAAATATTCAATTTTCTGAGAGCTTAA
- a CDS encoding RNA recognition motif domain-containing protein yields the protein MKISVGNLPQEWKEEDLEKLFSKYGKAEHISIKKDKLTGRSLGYGSLELEDEAAKKALEALNKFEVSGKVLTVVDAEEWKKEFDKKQSVKGGPGHTKVQGSQTTGGFGSSVRRTGGRGK from the coding sequence ATGAAGATTTCAGTGGGCAATCTTCCTCAAGAATGGAAGGAAGAAGATTTGGAAAAATTATTCTCCAAATACGGAAAGGCTGAACATATTTCCATCAAAAAGGACAAACTCACAGGACGTTCTCTGGGTTATGGTTCTTTAGAACTGGAAGATGAAGCGGCAAAAAAGGCCCTGGAAGCTTTAAACAAGTTCGAGGTTTCCGGTAAGGTTTTGACGGTGGTAGACGCCGAAGAATGGAAAAAAGAATTCGATAAAAAACAATCCGTAAAAGGCGGACCCGGTCACACTAAAGTGCAGGGTAGCCAGACCACGGGGGGTTTTGGAAGTTCCGTCAGACGTACTGGAGGTAGAGGAAAATGA
- a CDS encoding SpoIIE family protein phosphatase, with product MSEAEEKTSGTRAPFQSASRKDVIRILERITDAFLSLDRELKILYANFEAEKLLDIIRENLVGKRLPEVLPQFNYTSLFPAMIESMHSGLPKDLEILDPKENIWYEVRIFPSVEDIAVYLRDVTSRKEGEVKLKESEERLSELVRTSLDSILSVNESMEIIMMNPAAEKLFGYSSWEVKGKSLDFLLPKRRNKHFPKVLHQIGESPDRGIFGPFRARRKNGTEPLLEASVSKVNTSSGKGYTLILRDITDRISIQKKLRGTVEELKTVDRERLDLLQNLEAEVESRSKELSRFYRLMKEELNLAKRVQNSLLPPIDYSIPGVHTFVNYVPVMEVGGDWFDIFEFRPGVLRVILADATGHGVQAALVTMTIKGVYEPLKYMADSPVELIKGINTDYCRNFKNLQMYFSCFILDVDTIERKIRFASGGHPALLWKSKSGIKPLERTGSLLGLNAKMEYLEEEFEYSGGDSILMLTDGIFEEFDSEQHPFGEERIEKIYKESGLSGLELHSLIINEMKAHLGEKEPQDDITLISLNLT from the coding sequence ATGTCAGAAGCAGAGGAAAAAACTTCCGGGACCCGCGCTCCATTCCAATCCGCTTCTAGAAAAGATGTAATTCGGATCTTAGAAAGAATTACGGACGCATTCTTGTCCCTGGACAGAGAACTCAAGATCCTATACGCCAACTTCGAAGCCGAAAAACTTCTGGATATTATCCGGGAGAATTTAGTGGGTAAAAGATTGCCCGAGGTACTTCCCCAATTCAATTATACTTCTTTATTCCCTGCGATGATAGAGTCCATGCATTCAGGACTTCCAAAAGATCTGGAGATCTTGGATCCGAAAGAGAATATTTGGTATGAGGTTCGCATCTTTCCTTCTGTCGAAGATATCGCGGTTTATTTGCGAGATGTAACTTCTAGAAAAGAAGGAGAAGTGAAACTCAAAGAGTCGGAAGAAAGACTTTCAGAACTTGTGAGAACTTCCTTAGATTCTATTCTCTCCGTGAACGAATCCATGGAAATCATAATGATGAATCCGGCAGCAGAGAAGTTGTTCGGATATTCTTCTTGGGAAGTGAAAGGAAAGTCCTTGGATTTTCTACTTCCTAAAAGGCGTAATAAACATTTTCCTAAAGTATTGCATCAGATAGGAGAAAGTCCTGATCGTGGGATCTTTGGTCCGTTTAGAGCTAGACGTAAGAATGGGACCGAACCTCTTTTAGAAGCTTCCGTTTCCAAGGTAAATACTTCTTCGGGAAAAGGATATACTCTGATACTCAGAGATATCACTGACAGAATTTCTATCCAAAAGAAATTAAGAGGAACTGTAGAAGAACTCAAGACAGTGGACAGAGAGAGGTTGGACCTCCTACAAAATCTGGAAGCGGAAGTAGAATCCCGCTCTAAAGAGCTTTCCAGATTCTATCGTTTGATGAAGGAAGAATTGAATCTTGCCAAAAGAGTTCAGAATAGCTTACTTCCACCGATCGATTATTCCATTCCAGGAGTTCACACTTTTGTAAATTACGTTCCGGTAATGGAAGTAGGCGGGGACTGGTTCGATATATTTGAATTTCGTCCAGGAGTTCTTAGAGTGATCTTGGCGGACGCCACGGGTCATGGGGTTCAGGCGGCACTTGTAACTATGACCATCAAAGGAGTTTATGAACCTTTGAAATATATGGCGGATTCTCCCGTAGAGTTGATCAAAGGGATCAATACTGATTATTGCAGAAATTTTAAAAACCTTCAGATGTATTTTTCCTGCTTTATTCTGGATGTGGATACAATAGAAAGAAAGATCCGATTTGCATCCGGTGGCCATCCCGCACTTTTATGGAAATCCAAATCTGGGATAAAACCTTTGGAAAGAACGGGATCTCTTTTAGGTTTGAATGCAAAGATGGAATATTTGGAGGAAGAATTCGAATACTCCGGAGGGGACTCCATACTGATGTTAACCGATGGGATCTTTGAAGAGTTCGATTCGGAACAACATCCGTTCGGAGAAGAACGGATTGAAAAAATTTATAAAGAATCCGGTTTGAGCGGATTGGAACTACATTCTCTTATCATAAATGAAATGAAAGCCCATCTCGGAGAAAAAGAGCCCCAAGACGATATCACTCTGATTTCTCTGAATCTGACCTAA
- a CDS encoding FKBP-type peptidyl-prolyl cis-trans isomerase, with amino-acid sequence MNLKRIYILSAILISAFVLSLSVFAQGQNGLVIKDIKKGTGKEAFNGSNVTVHYTGWLTNGKKFDSSKDRGTPFRFDLGAGQVIRGWDKGVQGMKEGGIRKLTIPPELGYGSSGAGTIPPNSTLIFEVELLKVY; translated from the coding sequence ATGAATCTAAAAAGAATCTATATATTATCCGCAATTTTAATCTCGGCATTCGTTTTGAGCCTAAGTGTATTTGCTCAAGGCCAAAATGGTCTGGTGATTAAAGACATCAAAAAGGGAACTGGGAAAGAGGCCTTCAATGGGTCTAACGTAACCGTTCATTATACCGGCTGGCTTACCAACGGAAAAAAATTCGATAGCTCCAAAGACAGAGGAACCCCGTTCCGTTTCGATCTGGGCGCTGGACAAGTGATCCGCGGTTGGGACAAAGGGGTCCAAGGTATGAAAGAAGGTGGGATCCGTAAATTGACCATCCCTCCTGAATTAGGCTATGGAAGTTCCGGAGCGGGAACAATTCCTCCGAATTCTACCCTGATTTTCGAAGTAGAATTACTGAAAGTCTACTGA
- a CDS encoding PAS domain-containing sensor histidine kinase codes for MNKENNLLTTVASSQYRTLFEHQPLAAFLVEADGTITLVNQKFEDISGRKKSEIEGRMKWSQFAHPDDTESLMDAFLDKSKHEIPKVFSARTRLLSASGYKKVYVRANRIPTEENRVLIQLQELDEEGLLKDYSLEDSDYRWRSFLMEGMDFVVIMDLNGNVLFINKTFTGVPAEEIQGKNFFEVLKTTDALKLQAVIARVLKTGKAEAFEEWSSFTGKRNHYYIRISPVTKQGEISAILLAISDTTQQKESDSDRLRRMESQRHRQKLEALGTLAAGVAHEINNPLTGILNYAELVRTQVEENESLSKNMEVIIRESERISGIVRSLLGFAHKEEGIKAYVSTGEILYSSFQLLLPFLVRDGIRIDGMDRLVDPDSEIPLVVGEPQKLKQVFLNLITNARDSLNEKYPFETDQKKIKVSQSIVQRGDTRFVKITVTDWGMGIGDENLSRIFDPFFTTKPTTVGTGLGLSVSYEIVREMGGEIEVESSEEEYATFHIMIPASEKIS; via the coding sequence TTGAATAAAGAAAATAACTTATTAACTACTGTAGCTTCTTCCCAATATCGTACCTTATTCGAACACCAACCTTTAGCTGCTTTTTTGGTAGAAGCGGATGGGACAATTACTTTAGTAAACCAGAAGTTCGAAGATATCTCCGGAAGGAAAAAATCGGAGATAGAGGGAAGAATGAAATGGTCCCAGTTCGCGCATCCGGATGATACAGAAAGTCTAATGGACGCTTTCCTGGACAAATCTAAACATGAAATCCCAAAAGTGTTTTCTGCAAGGACTAGACTTCTTTCCGCAAGCGGTTACAAAAAGGTATATGTAAGAGCAAACCGTATCCCAACAGAAGAAAATAGAGTGCTTATACAGTTGCAAGAGTTGGATGAAGAAGGCCTGCTAAAAGACTATTCCTTGGAAGATTCCGACTATCGCTGGCGTTCTTTCTTAATGGAAGGAATGGACTTCGTGGTCATTATGGACCTGAACGGGAATGTATTATTCATCAATAAAACATTCACAGGCGTTCCTGCTGAAGAAATCCAAGGTAAAAACTTTTTCGAAGTATTAAAAACTACCGATGCATTAAAATTGCAGGCAGTTATCGCAAGAGTATTGAAAACAGGAAAGGCCGAAGCATTTGAAGAATGGAGTAGCTTCACAGGCAAAAGAAATCATTATTATATCAGGATCTCTCCTGTCACAAAACAAGGAGAGATCAGCGCGATCCTACTTGCTATCTCGGACACTACCCAACAAAAAGAATCAGATTCGGATCGTTTGAGAAGAATGGAATCTCAACGACATAGACAAAAATTGGAAGCTCTTGGGACTTTAGCTGCGGGTGTGGCTCACGAGATCAATAATCCTCTCACAGGTATCTTAAATTACGCCGAGCTTGTTCGTACTCAGGTGGAAGAGAATGAATCCCTCTCTAAAAATATGGAAGTGATTATCCGGGAAAGTGAAAGAATTTCAGGCATAGTAAGAAGTCTATTAGGTTTTGCTCATAAAGAAGAAGGCATCAAGGCCTATGTTTCCACGGGAGAAATCCTGTATTCTTCCTTCCAGCTCCTGTTGCCGTTTCTGGTGCGAGACGGGATCAGAATAGATGGAATGGATCGTTTAGTGGATCCTGACTCCGAAATTCCTCTTGTAGTCGGCGAGCCCCAAAAATTAAAACAGGTCTTCTTAAACTTGATCACAAACGCGAGGGATTCATTGAACGAAAAGTATCCTTTCGAGACGGATCAAAAGAAGATCAAGGTCTCTCAATCCATAGTCCAGAGAGGAGATACTCGTTTTGTTAAAATTACAGTCACAGATTGGGGAATGGGAATCGGCGACGAGAATTTGAGTCGGATTTTTGATCCATTCTTCACCACAAAACCAACTACGGTCGGAACAGGGCTCGGTCTTTCCGTAAGCTATGAGATCGTTCGGGAAATGGGCGGAGAGATAGAGGTAGAAAGCTCCGAAGAGGAATACGCTACATTTCATATCATGATCCCAGCTTCGGAAAAGATTTCTTGA
- a CDS encoding inorganic phosphate transporter, translating into MDIFLIIVGVMAVLGVMDLLVGVSNDAVNFTNSAVGSRAASRKIILIVSALGILLGALSSSGMMEVARKGIFHPEFFSLAELMFLFLAVMVSDIILLDLYNTLGLPTSTTVSLVFELLGASLVLALLKTDTLNDAFKIINSESALKIIFGIALSVILAFFAGLILMFFFRLIFSFRLEKTMRWFGGLFSGLAVTVVIFFILLTAMKGSTFLSKEVLAWIQDNFKTILALSFIGFSILFQILIFSKVNVLKIVVLFGTAALAMAFASNDLVNFIGVPIASLQTHELIKAANWDANTMASGLGKEVLTDNRLLIGAALIMIFALFKSKKAETVTRTEVSLGSQGETVEAYQSSLVARVFVQIAVGIYYPIKRFLPSIIRNWISSRFKQSGTLELVRLHESDAFDLLRASVNILIASALILVGTIEKLPLSTTFVTFMVAMGTSLADGAWQKENAVNRVSGVLTVVGGWFMTAVFASFTGGFIAALFYYFGFAAVVVVLIFTFFLVIAFNRIHKKRKAEYDENLEKLLLLTKHPEKALSKSLSSLLGNLLLAKKAMNTLSSGYIGGKKKDFKQASKILKNLKKNYESSISGFLSLVDRHFDESDFQSIHPFTNALGYIDRIAENLTNIHRNTSEKIDRFQTGLTKDEREDLKELRKLAEDLFELLAQSDKVPGLVDKARSGKKVKELSDIKVRIYKNQMKRIRKGDSKLKSSVAYFLVIEELVDINENLFALAEELVWVLPWIEAKKKQFAKGNFGPSLEFPTTKTKTKDKKKKKK; encoded by the coding sequence ATGGATATCTTCTTAATCATAGTAGGAGTCATGGCTGTACTCGGGGTAATGGACTTACTCGTCGGAGTTTCCAATGACGCAGTGAACTTTACGAATTCAGCAGTCGGTTCTAGAGCGGCTTCCAGAAAAATCATCCTGATCGTTTCTGCATTAGGTATCTTACTTGGGGCGCTCAGTTCCAGCGGAATGATGGAGGTCGCAAGAAAAGGGATCTTTCATCCGGAATTCTTCAGCTTAGCAGAGTTGATGTTCTTATTTCTAGCAGTGATGGTCTCCGATATCATCCTTCTGGATTTATACAATACCCTAGGACTTCCTACCTCAACAACCGTCTCTTTGGTTTTTGAATTATTAGGCGCCTCTCTTGTCCTGGCACTTCTCAAAACAGACACCTTAAACGACGCATTTAAGATCATAAACTCAGAGTCCGCTTTAAAGATCATCTTCGGGATCGCATTGTCTGTGATACTCGCTTTCTTTGCGGGATTGATCCTGATGTTCTTCTTCCGATTGATCTTCAGTTTCCGCTTAGAAAAGACTATGAGATGGTTCGGAGGGCTCTTTTCCGGACTTGCAGTCACGGTCGTGATCTTCTTCATCCTTCTTACCGCGATGAAAGGATCCACTTTCTTAAGTAAGGAAGTTTTGGCTTGGATCCAAGACAATTTCAAAACGATTCTGGCCTTAAGTTTTATAGGATTTTCTATTCTATTCCAGATCCTGATCTTCTCTAAAGTAAACGTTTTAAAGATCGTGGTTTTATTCGGGACCGCAGCACTTGCAATGGCATTTGCAAGTAACGACTTAGTGAACTTCATAGGAGTTCCGATCGCAAGCTTACAAACACATGAACTGATCAAAGCCGCTAATTGGGATGCAAACACTATGGCAAGCGGCTTAGGAAAAGAAGTCTTAACCGACAATAGACTTCTGATCGGCGCTGCATTGATCATGATCTTCGCGCTATTCAAATCCAAGAAGGCGGAAACAGTAACTAGAACTGAAGTAAGCTTGGGCTCCCAGGGAGAAACGGTAGAAGCCTACCAATCCAGTTTGGTCGCGAGAGTATTTGTTCAAATCGCAGTCGGGATCTATTATCCTATAAAAAGATTTTTACCTTCTATCATCCGAAATTGGATCTCTTCCAGATTCAAACAAAGCGGGACATTGGAGTTGGTTCGTTTACACGAAAGTGACGCGTTCGATCTATTAAGAGCCTCCGTTAATATCCTGATCGCATCGGCGCTTATTCTTGTAGGAACCATCGAAAAACTCCCTCTTTCTACCACATTCGTTACCTTCATGGTGGCAATGGGAACCTCACTAGCAGACGGTGCCTGGCAAAAAGAAAATGCGGTCAATCGAGTGAGCGGAGTTTTAACCGTTGTAGGCGGATGGTTTATGACTGCAGTATTCGCTTCTTTCACGGGCGGATTTATCGCGGCATTATTCTATTACTTCGGCTTTGCGGCGGTAGTAGTAGTTTTAATATTCACATTCTTCTTGGTGATCGCTTTCAATCGTATCCACAAAAAAAGAAAGGCGGAATACGATGAGAACCTGGAAAAACTTCTACTATTAACCAAACATCCCGAAAAGGCGCTTTCTAAATCGCTCTCTTCTTTATTAGGAAATTTGTTATTAGCGAAGAAGGCGATGAATACTCTTTCTTCCGGCTATATTGGAGGAAAGAAGAAGGACTTCAAACAGGCTTCTAAAATATTAAAGAACCTGAAAAAGAATTACGAGTCTTCTATCTCCGGTTTTTTAAGTCTGGTTGATAGACATTTTGACGAGTCGGATTTTCAATCCATCCATCCTTTCACAAATGCACTTGGTTATATTGATCGTATCGCAGAGAATCTGACAAATATACACAGAAATACTTCTGAAAAAATAGATCGTTTCCAAACGGGTCTCACTAAAGACGAAAGAGAAGATCTAAAAGAATTGCGCAAACTCGCAGAAGATCTTTTCGAACTTCTGGCTCAGTCTGACAAGGTTCCTGGTTTAGTGGACAAGGCAAGATCAGGCAAAAAAGTAAAAGAACTTTCCGATATCAAAGTCCGTATTTACAAAAACCAGATGAAACGTATCCGCAAAGGAGACAGCAAACTAAAATCCAGTGTCGCTTATTTTCTGGTAATAGAAGAGCTCGTGGATATTAACGAAAACTTGTTTGCTCTGGCAGAGGAATTGGTTTGGGTTCTACCATGGATTGAAGCTAAGAAGAAACAATTTGCAAAAGGAAACTTCGGTCCTTCTCTGGAATTCCCTACGACTAAGACCAAAACCAAAGATAAGAAGAAAAAGAAGAAGTAA